A window of Numenius arquata chromosome 10, bNumArq3.hap1.1, whole genome shotgun sequence genomic DNA:
tacagggggaccatcacctcccgagtcctactcaccacgctgttcctgacacaggccaggatgctgttggcctccttggccacctgggcacactgctggctcatgttcagcccacagtccaccaacacccccaggtccttttctgccaggcagctccagccactgtgccccaggcctgtagcgctgcagggggttggtgtgacccaagggcaggacccggcacttggccaaAAAGCtaactgaataaaaaaatatcagtgaaaaTCTTTCTCTGCAGTGGGCGCAGAGGAAATCTCAGCTGCACTAGGGGCTGCTGAGGCGGACAGAGTGGGAGAAGGATGAGTGCTCTCAGGCGGTGCAAGAATGACACACACACGGGTAGGAAGGCAAACTCGGCTGTTTATTCATAATGTTAAGCAGGGAAGGGGGAATCAACCATAATCGAAGCAAATCCCCCATGGTGCATTTACCAATAGCCAGGGCAGCGGCAACTCCGGTCCAGAGCAGCTCCGCAGGGCACAGTGAGGATGGTGGCATCTGCAATGGGATGGGAGAGAAGGGTCAGGAGTGGGACTGTGCCTCACCAGTCCAGGCCCCCTGTCCTGCACAAGGTTCCCAGCAACATTGGACAGGTTcccaggacatggacctgttggaaagggtcaagaggagggccatgaagatgctcagaggactggagcacctctcctatgaagacaggctgagagagttagggttgttcagcctggagaagagaaggctccagggagaccttatagtgcccttccagtacctgaagggggctacaggagagatggggaggcactctttgtcagggagtggagtgacaggatgagggttaacagttttaaatggaaagaggggagatttagattagatcttaggaagaaattctttactgtgagggtggtgagacactggaacaggttgcccagagaagctgtggatgccccatccctggagggggaccaggctggatgaggctttgagcaacctgctctagtgggaggtgtccctgcccatggcagggggttggaactagatgacctttaaggtcttttccaacccaaactattctatgattctgtgattttgctgcAGGACAGGTCATTCTCGTCACCTGTCCATGGCCGTTTCCCCACTGCAGCAACCCTGTGTCTCACTTCAGGCGTTGGCAGGAGAGACTCCAGGAAGCTGCTTTGCTGTGTGAGGTGGTGGCTTTACAAACCAGCACCAGCATGCCCAGCTTACCAGAATatgccctgctccctcctccgGTTGATGTCTCTCTTCATTTGGCAAACAGAGCACACGAGGCACCACATGGTGACACAGAAGTCAGAGCAAATAGACCCCTGTTAGGAAGAAGTTGGTTAGGGACTCAGGCTTCCCAAAAGCCACCTTTCGGCCATGAAAATCCCATTCCATCTCACGTGCCCTTTGTTTCCTGGCTGGTTCTAGCATCCGAGCAGGAGACACTAAAAACCAGGGCTGCTGAACCCCCAcacaggggaaagaaagaagggagctCTTTCTGCAGGCTGCAAATAACTACTTCTCTTTCAGCTTCTGGGGTTAAGagtcggggggggcgggggaaacacacaccaaaaaaatgaCAATTTGGGCAAACTGGACTTGAGCCACCATGTCCAGCGACAGCACTACCCCCTGGTGGGAAGAAACTATTTCACAAATACACTGTATGTGAATGTCCACCTTTCTTCTGCATCCGATTATGGGTGTTCATCTGTGCAACTGATGATCTATTCGTTACTCTGCCCACAATTATCTCAAACCTTTCCCATCTTTCAAAGACTGGGGATGGCAGCTGAGGCTCAGGGAGCTGCTGTGGTtggcagcagctgaaggcaggacatgtttagtttggagaagaagaggctgaggggagacctcattgccctctacaactccctgaaaggagagcgtagagaggtgggtgttggcctcttctcccaagggaataaggacaggagcagaggaaatggtctgaagttggggcaggggagatttagattagatatcaggaagaatgactttcctgagagggtggtcaggccctggaacagcctgcccagggaggtggtggagttgccatccctcatgctctagcgcccgagattgttgggttggggtttttatgtgtgtgtgtgtgtgtgtgtgtatggttggacttgatgatctcaaaggtcccttccaaccatgaagattctgtggttctgtggttctaGGTGCCCCTGGTGAAGGGTGCTGGGAAGGAGCATGTGTTGTTGGACACCAGCCCAGGGACCAGTGCAGCCGAGGGCATCCCAACCCCTGTCCTGTGCTCCTGGCATCACGTCGGACACGAAAGTGGGAAAAACAAGGGCGAGTGAAGAGCGCTGCTGCTCATCTGCTCATCCCTGATgcgcaggggcggggggggcaccttGTCTTTCAGCCTCGCAGCATGGTGAGGGGGTGGGTTGACCACTGACCGGGATGTTGTATCTGGTGCGGTAGAGGGTCCTCATGGCCACGCTGGTCCCGCACAGACAGCACTCGTTCATGTCTCCGGCCACTTggcaggcgaggcaggggaagcagAACATCCCGCAGCAGCCTGATggggggagaaaggcagcagcGGGTGAGATTCTCCCTGCCCACCTGGCACCGCCGGCACCGGGGGAGGAATGGGGAGGACCAGGCTATGTAGCTGTCGCACCGCTGACCCAGGTGGCAAGGGTGGGGAGAACAGTGTCCCGAGAGGACGTGGGACCGACCACAGCACATCGCTGT
This region includes:
- the LOC141469260 gene encoding placenta-specific gene 8 protein-like: MAAQSVVTIQPQYAVAVPTVSRSTWQTGLMDCCSDCGVCCCGMFCFPCLACQVAGDMNECCLCGTSVAMRTLYRTRYNIPGSICSDFCVTMWCLVCSVCQMKRDINRRREQGIFW